The Conexivisphaera calida genome includes a region encoding these proteins:
- a CDS encoding NAD(+)/NADH kinase, with amino-acid sequence MAGCEPGRPVSRIALYVKDSIRERSPDLHGSLVKLLGGSFEIVEPGKAEVAVSVGGDGTFLAVARELPEDLPILGVNMGRRGAVTDALPEDLPIVVRRLMDGTYCVEDRIKLEASIASESYEAINEFYLNRRHVGSTPSYTVRYNSDELYSERMDGLIISTPTGSTGYNLSAGGPVLPETARSIVITPVLPLTKVPPVVIPLDDGPEVEVESSSPITLLVDGQLSVDPDAKIIHVRQSKYRLRVVRLRQIHFQHLRKTLCS; translated from the coding sequence GTGGCCGGATGCGAACCCGGGAGACCCGTCAGCAGGATCGCCCTGTACGTGAAGGACTCGATAAGGGAGCGCTCTCCCGATCTCCACGGATCGCTAGTCAAACTCCTGGGCGGCAGCTTCGAGATCGTGGAGCCCGGGAAGGCTGAGGTGGCGGTGAGCGTCGGCGGCGATGGCACGTTCCTGGCGGTTGCCAGGGAGTTGCCGGAGGATCTGCCAATACTGGGAGTTAACATGGGGCGGCGCGGCGCGGTGACTGACGCGCTGCCGGAGGATCTGCCAATAGTGGTCAGGAGGCTGATGGATGGCACGTACTGCGTGGAGGACAGGATCAAGCTGGAGGCATCAATCGCATCTGAGTCCTACGAGGCGATAAACGAGTTCTACCTGAACAGGAGACATGTGGGGTCCACTCCCTCCTATACAGTTCGCTACAACTCGGATGAGCTCTACTCGGAGAGGATGGACGGGCTGATAATATCAACTCCCACCGGATCCACGGGGTACAACCTCTCGGCAGGTGGGCCCGTGCTCCCCGAGACTGCGAGGTCCATCGTGATAACCCCGGTGTTGCCGTTGACCAAGGTGCCGCCGGTCGTGATACCGCTGGACGATGGACCTGAGGTGGAGGTTGAATCGTCCTCCCCGATCACCTTGCTCGTGGACGGACAGCTCAGCGTGGATCCGGACGCGAAGATTATACATGTAAGGCAGTCCAAGTACAGGCTGAGGGTAGTAAGGCTGAGGCAGATCCACTTCCAGCACCTGAGGAAGACGCTGTGCAGTTGA